In Sphingomonas sp. PAMC26645, one DNA window encodes the following:
- a CDS encoding complex I NDUFA9 subunit family protein — MNDKLVTLIGGGGFVGRYVAQALLATGARVRIAQRDPRQAFFLKPLGGLGQTQFVGADVTKPETIAHAVHGSDVVVNLVGVLAGDFQRVQALGAQTVAQAAAKAGVGALVHVSAIGADPESASAYGKSKGQGEAAVLEAFPNATILRPSIVFGQEDQFVNRFAGMIAKAPVVPVLRAGAKFQPVFVGNVADAVVAAASDPETFGGKTFELGGPDIITMGNLIRWIAKTIGRNPSIVELPDFAGALIAKGGFLPGAPITKDQWTMLQTDNIVTGTDGLAAFGIEATPLSTVAPGWLVRFRKAGRFGRRAETHAEVHVA; from the coding sequence ATGAACGACAAACTGGTGACGCTGATCGGGGGTGGCGGTTTCGTCGGCCGCTATGTCGCACAGGCGCTGCTGGCGACGGGCGCACGCGTCCGCATCGCGCAGCGCGATCCGCGGCAGGCGTTCTTCCTGAAACCGCTCGGCGGGCTCGGCCAGACGCAGTTCGTCGGTGCCGACGTCACCAAGCCCGAGACGATCGCGCATGCGGTGCACGGCTCTGACGTGGTGGTGAACCTGGTCGGCGTGCTCGCGGGCGATTTTCAGCGTGTCCAGGCGCTTGGTGCGCAGACGGTGGCGCAGGCGGCGGCGAAGGCTGGCGTAGGCGCGCTTGTGCACGTCTCGGCGATCGGCGCGGACCCAGAGTCGGCATCGGCGTACGGCAAGTCGAAGGGGCAGGGCGAGGCAGCCGTGCTGGAGGCGTTCCCCAACGCGACGATCCTGCGGCCGTCGATCGTGTTCGGTCAGGAAGACCAGTTCGTGAACCGCTTTGCCGGGATGATCGCCAAGGCGCCGGTCGTGCCGGTGCTGCGTGCGGGCGCGAAGTTCCAGCCGGTGTTCGTCGGCAACGTGGCGGACGCCGTGGTCGCAGCGGCATCGGATCCCGAGACGTTCGGCGGCAAGACCTTCGAACTCGGCGGCCCCGACATCATCACGATGGGCAATCTCATCCGCTGGATCGCCAAGACGATCGGTCGCAACCCTTCGATCGTCGAGTTGCCGGACTTTGCCGGGGCGCTGATCGCAAAGGGCGGTTTCCTGCCGGGCGCGCCGATCACCAAGGACCAGTGGACGATGCTGCAGACCGACAATATCGTCACTGGCACCGATGGCCTCGCCGCGTTCGGGATCGAGGCGACGCCGCTGTCGACGGTCGCGCCGGGCTGGCTTGTGCGCTTTCGCAAGGCGGGGCGGTTCGGTCGTCGCGCCGAGACGCATGCGGAAGTTCATGTCGCCTGA
- a CDS encoding cation transporter, which produces MACTSCTSDKSGTLNHPKWRRALWIALAINGGMFVIEIAAGITGGSKALQADALDFFGDTANYAISLGVAGMAIAWRARAAILKGATLALLGVYVLFAAGWGALHDATPHAEIMGVVGIAALIANLVVAVMLYRFRSGDANMRSVWICSRNDAIGNIAVVLAAGGVFGLNSAWPDLAVAALMAVLGISGGFQIMRQARAEMLSEPSPAPATYQQSLHGSR; this is translated from the coding sequence ATGGCCTGCACAAGCTGCACGTCCGACAAGTCGGGTACTCTCAACCACCCCAAGTGGCGGCGCGCCCTATGGATCGCGCTCGCCATCAATGGCGGCATGTTCGTTATCGAAATTGCGGCCGGCATCACGGGTGGATCGAAGGCGCTGCAAGCCGACGCGCTCGACTTTTTCGGGGATACTGCGAACTACGCAATCAGCCTTGGCGTTGCCGGGATGGCGATAGCCTGGCGCGCACGCGCTGCGATATTGAAGGGGGCGACGCTTGCTTTGCTAGGCGTCTATGTCCTGTTCGCAGCGGGATGGGGTGCGCTCCACGACGCAACGCCCCATGCCGAAATTATGGGCGTAGTCGGCATCGCGGCGCTGATCGCGAACCTTGTGGTCGCGGTCATGCTGTACCGCTTCCGAAGCGGTGATGCGAACATGAGGTCGGTATGGATTTGCTCGCGCAATGACGCGATCGGCAACATCGCCGTCGTACTGGCCGCAGGCGGCGTGTTCGGCCTCAACAGTGCGTGGCCTGATCTTGCCGTCGCCGCCTTGATGGCGGTGTTGGGAATATCGGGCGGTTTTCAGATCATGCGGCAGGCGCGCGCCGAAATGCTTAGCGAGCCCTCACCCGCCCCCGCTACTTACCAGCAGTCGTTACATGGCAGTCGGTAA
- a CDS encoding plasmid partitioning protein RepB C-terminal domain-containing protein, with the protein MTPDIIDISIASIEVLNPRVRNRKVFEELVESIRAVGLKRPIMVRRSPTGQGFELICGQGRMEAFVKLGATAIPAIVIEATRDECYVMSLVENMARRNLSPLELIREVGVLRQRGYSHTEIARKVGFSPEYVWTINFLLEKGEERLLDSVERGVIPHTIAAEIARADDAQVQRALTEAYEAGSLPGAQVLAIRRIVDQRNLIGKGIKSVRTGPKRSQPTTAAALVRAYQKEVERQRLLVKKATLTEGRLTFIVGAMGKLLADEHFVTLLRAEGLASLPHPVAQRLGIAGDPT; encoded by the coding sequence GTGACGCCCGACATCATCGACATCTCCATCGCCTCGATCGAAGTGCTGAATCCACGGGTACGCAACCGGAAGGTCTTCGAAGAGCTCGTCGAAAGCATACGCGCAGTCGGACTCAAGCGCCCCATCATGGTCAGGCGTTCACCAACCGGCCAAGGCTTCGAACTGATCTGCGGGCAAGGTCGCATGGAGGCATTCGTCAAATTGGGCGCGACCGCGATCCCAGCCATCGTCATCGAAGCCACGCGCGACGAATGCTACGTGATGAGTCTCGTCGAGAACATGGCGCGCCGCAACCTGTCCCCGCTCGAGCTGATCCGCGAAGTGGGCGTGCTACGGCAGCGCGGCTACAGCCATACGGAGATAGCGCGGAAGGTGGGCTTCAGCCCCGAGTACGTCTGGACGATCAACTTCCTGCTTGAGAAAGGCGAGGAACGGCTGCTGGACTCCGTTGAACGTGGTGTCATTCCACACACCATCGCCGCCGAGATCGCCCGTGCCGACGACGCGCAGGTGCAGCGGGCTCTTACGGAGGCGTACGAAGCGGGGTCGTTACCGGGCGCTCAGGTTCTCGCGATCCGGAGGATCGTCGATCAGCGGAACCTGATCGGCAAAGGCATCAAGTCCGTTCGAACCGGACCGAAACGCAGCCAGCCCACAACCGCCGCTGCGCTCGTCCGCGCCTACCAAAAAGAGGTCGAGCGCCAGCGACTTCTGGTGAAGAAGGCAACGCTGACGGAAGGACGCCTCACGTTCATCGTCGGCGCGATGGGCAAGCTGCTGGCGGACGAACATTTTGTCACGCTTCTTCGAGCCGAAGGCCTGGCCAGCCTCCCTCATCCTGTCGCTCAGCGCTTGGGCATCGCCGGGGACCCGACGTGA
- a CDS encoding recombinase family protein encodes MLVGYMRVSSADDRQTVDLQRDALVAAGIDHRHLHTDNASGARDDRPGLKTCLTYLNAGDTLIVWKLDRLGRSLPHLRTIVTDLKARGIAFRSLTEQMDTTTPHGELLFSLFGALAQYERALTRERVMAGLAAAKRRGRQGGRPPMIEAETLERITAALEGGASKASVCRTFKVPRSTLLGTLARIGWTAPAKI; translated from the coding sequence ATGCTGGTCGGATACATGCGGGTGTCGTCGGCCGACGATCGCCAAACGGTCGATCTCCAGCGCGATGCGCTAGTCGCAGCTGGCATCGATCATCGTCATCTCCATACCGACAATGCATCAGGCGCGCGAGACGATCGGCCGGGGCTTAAGACGTGCCTCACTTATTTGAACGCGGGTGACACGCTGATCGTGTGGAAGCTCGACCGCCTCGGGCGCTCGCTGCCGCATCTGCGTACGATCGTCACAGACCTGAAAGCGCGGGGCATCGCGTTCCGCTCGCTGACAGAGCAGATGGATACGACCACGCCGCACGGCGAATTGCTGTTCTCGCTGTTTGGCGCATTGGCGCAATATGAGCGTGCGTTGACACGCGAGCGGGTAATGGCAGGGCTGGCTGCGGCCAAACGCCGAGGACGCCAGGGTGGCCGACCGCCGATGATCGAGGCTGAAACGCTCGAACGGATTACTGCCGCGCTGGAGGGAGGGGCCAGCAAGGCGTCTGTCTGCCGAACCTTCAAGGTGCCACGCTCGACCTTGCTCGGCACGCTTGCGCGAATCGGCTGGACCGCGCCGGCCAAGATTTAA
- a CDS encoding undecaprenyl-diphosphate phosphatase, whose amino-acid sequence MTELLTVILLGIVEGITEFLPVSSTGHLILATRLLGYDAGRWEVFNVVIQLGAILAIVVLYWRTFWAVGMGLLKREPKSWLFLRNLVVAFIPAAVIGLALHKYIEALLGNAEVVAIALIVGGFAILAVERFAPRSDISGVADIPLKTVIGIGFLQCLAMVPGVSRSGATILGALALGVERRTAAEFSFFLAIPTMLGASALELLKNRDAIASGGGVGLGAIAIGAAVSFVVALLVVKWFVGIVTKHGFVPFAWYRVAAGSAALVWLLSK is encoded by the coding sequence TTGACCGAACTTCTCACCGTCATCCTCCTCGGCATCGTCGAGGGGATCACCGAATTCCTGCCTGTCTCCTCGACCGGGCACCTGATCCTCGCGACGCGGTTGCTCGGCTATGATGCGGGGCGCTGGGAGGTGTTCAACGTCGTCATCCAGCTCGGCGCGATCCTCGCAATCGTCGTGCTCTACTGGCGGACGTTCTGGGCGGTCGGCATGGGGCTGTTGAAGCGTGAGCCGAAATCCTGGCTGTTCCTGCGCAACCTCGTCGTCGCGTTCATCCCGGCGGCGGTGATCGGCCTTGCGCTGCACAAGTATATCGAGGCGCTACTTGGGAACGCCGAGGTCGTTGCGATCGCGCTGATCGTCGGCGGCTTCGCGATCCTCGCGGTCGAGCGGTTCGCGCCGCGCAGCGACATCAGCGGCGTGGCGGACATCCCCCTGAAGACGGTAATCGGCATCGGCTTCCTCCAGTGCCTTGCGATGGTCCCCGGCGTCAGCCGCTCTGGTGCGACGATTCTCGGTGCGTTGGCGCTGGGCGTCGAGCGGCGCACTGCGGCCGAGTTCAGCTTCTTTCTCGCCATCCCGACGATGTTGGGGGCAAGCGCGCTCGAACTGCTGAAGAACCGCGATGCGATCGCGAGCGGCGGCGGGGTCGGGCTTGGCGCGATCGCGATCGGCGCTGCGGTGTCGTTCGTCGTCGCGCTGCTGGTGGTGAAGTGGTTCGTCGGCATCGTCACCAAGCACGGGTTCGTGCCGTTCGCCTGGTACCGGGTAGCTGCCGGCTCCGCCGCACTGGTCTGGCTGCTCAGCAAGTAG
- a CDS encoding helix-turn-helix domain-containing protein, whose product MHPLVARGSSVVSEKLTIGKLAGATGTKVETIRYYEQIGLLPAPARSASNYRTYEGVHLRRLSFIRRARDLGFSIDQVRELMGLADHRDQSCIAVDVVANQHRDAIRRKIADLTALAGELDALIDSCSRNTVADCRIIEALAPSA is encoded by the coding sequence ATGCACCCTCTAGTCGCTAGAGGGTCAAGTGTCGTGTCTGAGAAACTGACGATCGGAAAACTGGCCGGTGCGACCGGTACGAAGGTCGAAACGATCCGCTACTATGAGCAGATTGGCTTGCTGCCGGCACCTGCGCGATCGGCGAGTAACTATCGGACCTATGAGGGCGTGCATCTGCGCCGCCTGTCGTTCATTCGGCGTGCGCGGGATCTTGGCTTTTCAATCGACCAGGTGCGCGAGTTGATGGGGCTTGCCGATCACCGCGATCAGTCGTGCATCGCTGTCGATGTCGTTGCCAACCAACACCGCGACGCGATCAGGCGCAAAATCGCAGACCTCACCGCGCTCGCTGGTGAACTCGACGCGCTGATAGATTCCTGTAGCCGCAACACCGTCGCCGACTGTCGGATCATCGAAGCACTTGCTCCTTCGGCATAG
- a CDS encoding plasmid partitioning protein RepB C-terminal domain-containing protein, which translates to MDLRLDAILPVRPMTVRIIESKRYVRIATSVREIGIVEPLAVTVADRNGRHMLLDGHLRLHALREASVESASCIVADDDEAFTYNKRVNRLATVQEHYMITRALDRGVPAAMIAAALGMDETLVARRRTMLDRISSDTVEILKDKHVNAVVFDILRKLKPEKQFAAAEMMAAMNNFTASYARAILAATRQCDLAKPDQPKKILGVTPEQMARMERELETLNADFRARDSNFGDDVLELVLSSRYLKRLIGNDKVASYITSRHPEIMSQFQAIVDATSLDAS; encoded by the coding sequence TTGGACCTTCGTCTCGACGCGATCCTGCCGGTCCGCCCAATGACGGTCCGGATAATCGAATCGAAGCGCTATGTCCGCATCGCGACATCGGTGCGTGAGATCGGCATCGTCGAACCACTAGCCGTGACGGTCGCCGATAGGAACGGACGGCACATGCTGCTCGATGGCCATCTTCGTCTGCATGCGCTGCGCGAGGCGTCGGTGGAGTCGGCTTCTTGCATCGTGGCTGACGACGACGAAGCCTTCACCTACAACAAGCGGGTGAACCGTCTGGCTACGGTGCAGGAGCACTACATGATCACGCGTGCCCTCGATCGCGGAGTACCGGCCGCCATGATCGCAGCGGCGTTGGGCATGGACGAAACGCTGGTCGCCCGCCGACGGACCATGCTCGACAGAATATCCTCCGATACGGTCGAGATACTCAAGGACAAGCACGTTAACGCGGTCGTCTTCGACATCCTTCGTAAGCTGAAGCCGGAGAAGCAGTTTGCTGCAGCCGAGATGATGGCGGCGATGAACAACTTCACCGCCAGTTACGCTCGAGCGATCCTGGCCGCGACCCGTCAGTGCGATCTCGCCAAACCCGATCAGCCGAAGAAGATACTCGGCGTCACGCCGGAACAGATGGCGCGGATGGAACGTGAACTCGAAACGCTCAATGCCGATTTCCGCGCCCGGGACTCCAATTTCGGCGACGACGTCCTCGAACTCGTCCTGTCGTCGCGCTACCTGAAGCGGTTGATCGGCAACGACAAAGTCGCGAGCTACATCACGTCAAGGCATCCTGAAATTATGAGTCAGTTCCAAGCCATAGTTGACGCGACTTCGCTGGATGCCAGCTGA
- a CDS encoding efflux RND transporter periplasmic adaptor subunit: MTKIIIRALAPVTLAILLAGCGGGGNSEAGEKAGAEKIEGAEAGEAKEGPKDIVTLSAQQIADAGIEVTRPTVGGVAGAIELSATIEGDPQGVQVVSTSVGGRLVSLTRNLGQSVSRGDPLAIIESREAASLKAEVEAARARSALAQSNLRREQRLFAERVSPEQDLVAARTAATEASIALRLAQQQLSATGSGGGALNRIAVRSPIAGQVIARSATLGQAVAADAELFRVANLSKVTVTTSLVPTDAGRVKPGVRVEVTAPGRRQEGRVTFVSPILDETTRLVPVIATLDNAGSTWRVGETVNVSILVPSTGDRTVAVPSAAVQMIEDKSFVFVRTATGFRAIPVTLGRTNGGQVTVTAGLTGSERIASTNSFTLKAELGKGAGGDED; this comes from the coding sequence ATGACGAAGATCATCATACGGGCGCTCGCGCCTGTGACCCTGGCTATCCTCCTTGCCGGGTGCGGCGGGGGTGGCAACAGCGAGGCCGGTGAGAAGGCCGGAGCCGAGAAGATCGAAGGTGCCGAGGCCGGCGAAGCCAAGGAGGGTCCAAAGGATATCGTCACCCTGTCCGCGCAGCAGATCGCGGATGCCGGGATAGAAGTTACGCGTCCTACAGTAGGCGGTGTGGCCGGAGCGATCGAGCTATCAGCAACGATCGAGGGCGATCCTCAGGGTGTGCAGGTTGTGTCCACCTCCGTAGGCGGTCGGCTCGTTTCCCTCACCCGCAATCTCGGGCAGTCAGTCAGCCGGGGAGACCCGCTGGCTATCATCGAAAGCCGGGAAGCGGCATCATTGAAAGCGGAGGTAGAAGCCGCGCGCGCGCGTTCCGCACTCGCCCAATCGAACCTTCGCCGCGAACAGCGTTTGTTCGCTGAACGGGTTTCGCCAGAGCAGGATCTGGTCGCAGCGCGAACGGCCGCAACGGAGGCCAGCATTGCCCTTCGCCTGGCACAGCAGCAGTTGTCAGCGACGGGCAGCGGAGGCGGCGCGCTCAACCGCATCGCGGTTCGCTCGCCGATCGCCGGCCAGGTCATCGCGCGATCGGCCACCCTCGGGCAAGCCGTCGCGGCCGATGCAGAGCTGTTCCGCGTCGCCAATCTGTCGAAGGTCACTGTCACCACATCACTCGTCCCCACCGATGCCGGTCGGGTGAAACCCGGCGTGCGTGTCGAAGTAACGGCACCGGGGCGGCGTCAGGAGGGGCGTGTTACGTTCGTGTCCCCCATTCTGGACGAGACGACCCGATTGGTGCCCGTGATTGCCACTCTCGACAACGCCGGCAGCACATGGCGCGTTGGTGAGACGGTCAACGTATCGATCCTCGTTCCTTCGACCGGGGACCGTACCGTTGCTGTACCATCGGCCGCAGTGCAGATGATCGAGGACAAGTCGTTTGTGTTCGTCCGCACCGCGACAGGTTTCCGGGCAATTCCGGTGACGCTTGGCCGCACCAATGGCGGGCAAGTCACCGTAACGGCAGGCCTTACCGGCTCGGAGCGCATCGCTTCCACCAACAGCTTCACGCTCAAAGCCGAACTCGGCAAGGGTGCGGGCGGGGATGAGGACTGA
- a CDS encoding TolC family protein has product MHRFIAALLAVASCASIAQAQSADPTSTSPPLTLDQALSLAGATAPSLEAATAGVRAAEAGRTVAGYRPNPSIVAETENIAGSGQYRGLRSAETTAGLALPIELGGKRSARIAVADAIGNRARIGTALAAADLRLAITQIYIEATAAERRLVTAREQAGIAREASRAAGVRVQAGRASPLEQQRADVLRINADTALERAERLAEVARSNLARRISQPLTGPLDLAWFNRVEGFGPARPIETAGTLALAATRADVTTAEAQVRLARSQRIPDVTLSASARRLEATNDVAAVFGVSIPFPLFNNGKAAVAQARARSDQAQALRRVAELDTAQDIASAQANVANAATTARNASGPALASASEAARIARIGYREGKFGQLDLLDAERTLSETRTAAIDALATYHDAKARLERLVAAAPSPEETNQ; this is encoded by the coding sequence ATGCACCGTTTTATTGCGGCCTTATTGGCCGTGGCGTCGTGCGCGTCGATCGCACAGGCGCAGTCAGCCGATCCCACATCGACCAGTCCCCCGCTCACCCTTGATCAGGCGCTTTCACTTGCCGGAGCGACCGCCCCCAGCCTTGAGGCTGCTACAGCAGGCGTCCGGGCAGCAGAGGCAGGCCGCACGGTTGCCGGCTACCGCCCTAACCCGTCGATCGTCGCCGAGACCGAGAACATTGCCGGTAGCGGTCAATATCGCGGCCTTCGCAGCGCCGAGACAACGGCAGGATTGGCACTACCGATCGAGTTGGGTGGCAAACGATCGGCACGGATCGCTGTCGCAGATGCGATTGGTAATCGAGCGAGGATAGGCACGGCGTTGGCCGCGGCCGATCTACGGCTTGCCATCACGCAGATCTACATCGAGGCGACCGCAGCGGAACGCCGACTGGTGACCGCGCGCGAGCAGGCCGGTATCGCCCGCGAAGCATCGCGCGCTGCCGGCGTCCGCGTTCAAGCAGGGCGAGCATCACCGCTCGAACAGCAGCGCGCCGATGTATTGCGGATCAACGCGGACACGGCTTTGGAGCGCGCAGAGCGGCTTGCCGAGGTCGCGCGAAGTAATCTTGCCCGACGGATCAGCCAACCCCTCACGGGACCGTTGGACTTGGCGTGGTTCAATCGCGTCGAGGGCTTTGGTCCGGCACGGCCGATCGAGACCGCAGGGACGTTGGCATTGGCAGCGACCCGCGCAGACGTGACAACGGCAGAGGCACAGGTGCGGCTTGCCAGGTCGCAACGCATTCCCGACGTGACACTCAGCGCCAGCGCACGCCGGCTTGAGGCTACGAACGACGTGGCAGCGGTGTTCGGGGTGTCGATCCCGTTTCCGCTGTTCAACAACGGCAAGGCGGCAGTGGCGCAGGCGCGGGCGCGGAGCGATCAGGCGCAGGCGCTACGTCGCGTCGCCGAGCTGGATACCGCGCAGGATATCGCAAGCGCACAGGCAAACGTCGCGAATGCCGCGACGACCGCTCGTAACGCCAGCGGGCCGGCATTGGCATCGGCAAGCGAAGCCGCTCGTATTGCCCGGATAGGCTACCGGGAGGGCAAGTTCGGGCAGCTCGATTTGCTCGATGCCGAACGTACCCTGTCCGAAACACGAACCGCCGCGATCGATGCGCTCGCCACCTATCACGACGCCAAGGCACGCCTCGAACGGCTCGTCGCTGCAGCGCCCTCGCCCGAGGAAACCAATCAATGA
- a CDS encoding NAD(P)-dependent oxidoreductase → MANDSMLKFVGREQSYPAKRAADERQEDFREIAQRYAVQPAEEQAGRCSQCGVPYCSVHCPLHNHIPDWLRLTAEGRLREAYELSNATSTMPEICGRICPQDRLCEGNCVIEFTGHGAVTIGSVEKFITDTAWENGWVEPLVPGKSRGQSVGVIGAGPAGLTAAEYLRGHGYDVHVYDRYDRAGGLLTYGIPGFKLEKPIVMRRVERLKAAGIVFHEGFAVGHDASLDDLRQRHDAILVATGVYKARAMDLPGGGSNGVVAALDFLVASNRKGFGDAVPAFDDGSLNAEGKDVVVIGGGDTAMDCVRTAIRQGAKSVKCLYRRDRANMPGSQREVANAEEEGVEFVWLSGPQSFDGGDVVSSVKVRKMRLGAPDASGRRAPEPDPTGDYSVNADLVIKALGFDAEDLPTLFATPELGVSRWGTVLVDGKTLMTSLDGVFAAGDIVRGASLVVWAIRDGRDVAATMHKWLKTKAANAKVAA, encoded by the coding sequence ATGGCGAACGATTCGATGCTAAAGTTTGTCGGGCGGGAGCAATCCTATCCGGCAAAGCGCGCCGCGGATGAGCGGCAGGAGGATTTCCGCGAGATCGCGCAGCGATACGCGGTCCAGCCTGCCGAGGAGCAGGCCGGGCGCTGTTCGCAGTGCGGCGTGCCCTATTGTTCGGTCCACTGCCCGCTGCACAACCATATCCCCGACTGGCTCCGGCTGACCGCGGAAGGGCGGCTGCGCGAGGCGTATGAACTCAGCAACGCGACCTCGACCATGCCCGAGATCTGCGGCCGCATCTGCCCGCAGGACCGACTGTGCGAAGGCAATTGCGTCATCGAATTTACCGGGCACGGCGCGGTCACGATCGGCTCGGTCGAGAAGTTCATCACCGACACTGCCTGGGAGAATGGCTGGGTCGAACCGCTGGTGCCGGGCAAGTCACGCGGCCAGTCGGTCGGCGTGATCGGTGCGGGACCCGCGGGTCTCACCGCGGCGGAATATCTGCGCGGGCATGGCTATGACGTGCACGTCTATGACCGCTACGACCGCGCGGGCGGGTTGCTCACCTATGGCATCCCCGGCTTCAAGCTCGAAAAGCCGATCGTCATGCGTCGCGTCGAGCGGTTGAAGGCCGCGGGCATCGTCTTCCACGAAGGCTTTGCGGTTGGTCACGATGCGAGCCTCGACGATCTGCGCCAACGCCACGATGCGATCCTGGTCGCGACCGGCGTCTACAAGGCGCGCGCGATGGACCTGCCCGGCGGCGGATCGAACGGTGTGGTCGCGGCACTCGACTTCCTCGTTGCGTCAAACCGCAAGGGTTTCGGTGACGCGGTCCCCGCATTCGACGACGGCAGCCTCAATGCGGAGGGCAAGGACGTGGTCGTGATCGGCGGCGGCGACACCGCGATGGACTGCGTCCGCACCGCAATCCGCCAGGGCGCCAAGTCGGTGAAGTGCCTCTACCGCCGCGACCGCGCCAACATGCCCGGCTCGCAGCGCGAAGTCGCGAACGCCGAGGAGGAAGGCGTCGAGTTCGTCTGGCTCTCCGGCCCGCAGAGTTTCGACGGCGGCGACGTGGTCTCGAGCGTCAAGGTGCGGAAGATGCGTCTCGGCGCCCCCGATGCGAGCGGCCGCCGCGCACCCGAACCCGATCCCACAGGCGATTATTCGGTGAATGCGGACCTGGTCATCAAGGCGCTCGGCTTCGATGCAGAGGACCTGCCGACCCTGTTCGCAACGCCGGAACTGGGAGTGAGCCGCTGGGGCACGGTGCTGGTCGACGGCAAGACGCTGATGACCTCGCTCGACGGCGTGTTCGCGGCGGGCGACATCGTTCGCGGTGCGAGCCTCGTCGTCTGGGCGATCCGTGACGGCCGCGACGTCGCCGCGACGATGCACAAATGGCTGAAGACCAAGGCAGCCAACGCGAAGGTCGCGGCATGA
- a CDS encoding recombinase family protein: MKLVRAAQYVRMSTDLQKYSTENQAEAIAAYAARRGIEIVRTYADEGRSGLNIAGRDALRRLIDDVQSGKADYDAILVYDISRWGRFQDADESAYYEFICRERGIHVHYCAEQFDNDGSFQANVIKTVKRMMAGEYSRELSTKVFAGQCRLITMGYRQGGPAGYGLRRHLVNERNEPKTLLAAGEQKSLQTDRVILVPGPDVEIETVRRIYRWFVLDHRSEREIATALNGEGFVTDLGKSWTRSVVRQILSNEKYIGNNVYNRVSFKLKKQRVVNPPDMWIRRTGAFEAIVDPGLFEAAQTILAERARRFSDSDLLTMLSDLLSAKGVLSGMIIDEVESMPSTAAYRHRFGSLLRAYQLIGYTPDRDFRYVETNRQLRLMHPEVVASTVLGIEAVGGHVSVDGTTDLLVVNHEVTIALVIARCRTTAAGSLRWRVRLDAGLQPDITVIVRLAPDNRTVRDHYLLPWIDLGAEPRFGMGEDNGIMLDAYRAEDLSPLYHLLRRHAVEYAL; this comes from the coding sequence ATGAAGCTGGTGCGGGCCGCTCAGTACGTGCGCATGTCGACCGACCTTCAAAAGTACTCGACCGAGAACCAAGCTGAAGCGATTGCGGCATATGCCGCCAGGCGGGGCATCGAAATTGTTCGCACCTACGCCGACGAAGGTCGCAGCGGACTGAACATCGCCGGGCGCGATGCGCTCAGACGTCTGATCGACGACGTGCAGAGCGGCAAGGCCGACTACGACGCGATCCTCGTCTACGACATTAGTCGCTGGGGGCGCTTCCAGGACGCCGACGAGAGCGCCTACTACGAATTCATCTGCCGGGAACGCGGCATACACGTCCACTACTGCGCTGAGCAGTTCGACAACGACGGCAGCTTCCAGGCGAACGTGATCAAGACCGTCAAACGGATGATGGCCGGCGAATACAGCCGTGAGCTGTCCACGAAGGTCTTCGCGGGGCAGTGCCGCCTGATTACTATGGGCTATCGGCAGGGCGGCCCCGCAGGATACGGCCTGCGTCGACATCTTGTGAACGAGCGCAACGAACCCAAGACGCTCCTCGCGGCCGGCGAACAAAAGAGCCTCCAGACGGACCGCGTCATCCTTGTGCCGGGACCGGACGTCGAGATCGAAACGGTGCGCCGGATATACCGATGGTTCGTACTGGACCATAGGTCGGAGCGCGAGATTGCGACCGCCCTCAACGGCGAAGGCTTCGTCACCGATCTGGGCAAGTCATGGACCCGCTCAGTCGTCAGGCAGATTCTGAGCAACGAGAAGTACATTGGGAACAACGTCTACAACCGCGTCTCCTTTAAACTGAAGAAGCAGCGCGTGGTGAACCCACCGGACATGTGGATCCGGCGGACCGGTGCGTTCGAGGCGATCGTCGATCCGGGGCTGTTCGAAGCCGCGCAGACGATCCTCGCTGAGCGCGCCCGGCGCTTCTCCGATTCCGATCTCCTGACTATGCTGTCGGACCTGCTCTCCGCCAAAGGCGTCCTGTCGGGCATGATCATCGACGAGGTCGAGTCGATGCCATCAACGGCCGCCTATCGACATCGGTTCGGCAGCCTGCTGCGGGCATACCAGCTGATAGGCTACACCCCCGACCGCGACTTCCGCTACGTCGAGACCAATCGCCAGCTTCGCCTAATGCACCCCGAGGTGGTCGCCAGCACCGTCTTGGGCATCGAAGCGGTCGGCGGCCATGTCTCGGTCGACGGAACGACCGATCTGCTCGTCGTCAACCACGAGGTGACGATCGCGCTCGTTATCGCTCGATGCCGGACGACCGCCGCTGGATCGCTACGCTGGCGGGTCCGCCTCGACGCTGGTCTGCAGCCCGACATCACAGTCATCGTTCGCCTGGCGCCGGACAACAGGACGGTGCGGGACCACTATCTCCTTCCGTGGATTGATCTCGGTGCTGAGCCGCGTTTTGGCATGGGAGAGGACAACGGCATCATGCTCGATGCTTATCGCGCCGAAGACCTCTCGCCGCTGTACCACCTGCTGCGCCGTCACGCCGTGGAGTACGCGCTGTGA